From Deltaproteobacteria bacterium, the proteins below share one genomic window:
- a CDS encoding sigma-54-dependent Fis family transcriptional regulator codes for MSERNVRILIIDDEEAIRDACTQVLRAEHSIDSTADGPSGLKMARENAYDLILLDVRLPKLDGMEILRRLKEDDRSETPIIIITGFGTVELAVKAMRRGASDVLTKPFSAQELKKAVANALEGRELQDREEELAVLVGESDYMKDLKRMISRIARTESTVLITGESGTGKELVARTIHGLSRRHRMPFIPVDCSSLVESLMESELFGHLKGAFSGATEKRDGRFQAADRGTLFLDEISNISYHVQAKLLRVIQEQEVPRVGSPVPEKVDVRLVVASNRDLRAEVETGNFREDLFYRISVVPIHVAPLREHRKDVIPLAEHFLTLFSRKHGSPVGKLSSEARRSLLSYSWPGNVRELRNTIERLCVLCDTETVDLSDILYYGQHEHTPVPVFDSPSKKMTLVDVEKKHIEKALSHFNNQIGKTAEFLGIDRKTLRTKIRNYGIDRKK; via the coding sequence TTGAGCGAGAGGAATGTCAGGATACTGATAATCGACGATGAGGAAGCCATTCGAGACGCCTGTACGCAGGTGTTGCGGGCTGAACACAGCATCGACAGTACCGCCGACGGCCCGAGCGGGCTGAAGATGGCCCGGGAAAACGCCTATGACCTGATCCTGCTTGATGTGCGCCTGCCGAAACTTGACGGGATGGAAATCCTGAGGCGCCTGAAGGAGGACGATCGCAGTGAGACGCCGATCATCATCATAACGGGCTTCGGTACGGTGGAGCTTGCTGTGAAGGCCATGCGTCGCGGGGCCTCGGATGTTCTGACAAAACCCTTCAGCGCTCAAGAGCTGAAAAAGGCGGTTGCCAATGCGCTGGAAGGGCGTGAACTGCAGGATAGGGAAGAAGAGCTTGCCGTTCTTGTCGGTGAAAGTGATTACATGAAGGACCTCAAGCGGATGATCAGCCGCATAGCCCGAACGGAGAGCACCGTTCTCATCACCGGTGAAAGCGGTACGGGAAAGGAGCTGGTTGCGCGGACGATCCACGGCCTCAGCAGGCGTCACCGGATGCCCTTCATTCCCGTGGACTGCTCCAGCCTCGTTGAAAGCCTGATGGAAAGTGAACTCTTCGGTCATCTGAAGGGTGCCTTCAGCGGCGCCACTGAAAAAAGGGACGGACGCTTTCAGGCAGCGGACCGGGGAACTCTCTTTCTCGATGAAATTTCGAATATCAGTTATCACGTGCAGGCAAAGCTGCTTCGGGTCATCCAGGAACAGGAAGTCCCCCGCGTGGGAAGCCCGGTGCCGGAAAAAGTGGACGTGCGCCTTGTCGTCGCCTCGAACAGGGATCTCCGGGCGGAAGTTGAGACGGGCAATTTCAGGGAAGATCTCTTCTACCGGATCTCCGTTGTTCCCATCCATGTTGCGCCTCTTCGGGAACACCGGAAAGACGTGATCCCCCTCGCGGAGCATTTCCTGACCCTGTTCAGCAGAAAGCACGGAAGCCCTGTCGGGAAATTGTCGTCGGAGGCCCGCCGTTCCCTCCTGTCATACAGCTGGCCGGGAAATGTCCGGGAACTGCGGAACACGATAGAGCGTCTCTGTGTACTTTGCGATACCGAAACGGTGGACCTGTCGGATATTCTCTATTACGGCCAGCATGAGCACACACCGGTGCCCGTCTTCGATTCCCCGTCGAAGAAAATGACACTTGTAGACGTGGAAAAGAAACACATTGAGAAGGCCCTGTCGCATTTCAACAATCAGATCGGCAAAACGGCCGAATTTCTGGGAATAGACCGTAAGACGCTGCGAACGAAGATACGAAACTACGGTATCGATAGAAAAAAATAG
- a CDS encoding cache domain-containing protein, giving the protein MGYIKHIISMLFSIDIRSRLIVGFLVATCLTGMVATVVGIRLINENTIREAQRKVQQDINTARLIFNYNMDRLRSQVQCISQSCSFQDDLYTKKDVSAENLKASIKSAVSLPERCSCLDMLTLVDAGGTVVFRGSNPAAVGDNMLWDTVVRKCLQEGKVQSAPELIPVSLILLENPDLSERVDTPIIQTPQSVELAPERLPDGMVLRVAHPLFNGKGDLIGALVGGTLLNKDYTIVDKIRETVYHDETYRGLDVGFATIFQGSVRISTNVMNENNERAIGTIVSREVYDKVITRGEDWIGRAFVVDDWYLSSYSPIYDMNRNIIGMLYTGILEAKYRDMKLITMMIFLGITFAGMIIAFFISYFFGHSIIQRIQVLKGATDRIASGDLNYQLPRGKFSGFDILDDAFDNMARSLRDRDDRLQKVFKQLTRTERLAALGQIAAGVAHEINNPLGGILLYSNLVYEELPEANRARANIEKIIYQTNRCKQIVQNLLDFARTPAGELMPFNVNDVIQTSLALVEDQSMFQSVEVVKNLDGNLPDIKGDRSRLEQVFLNLFINAADAMNGKGTITISSQVLTRYAGDTEDVSFHDEKICLLGSDQTVKITISDTGRGIDKAYLPHIFEPFFTTKDPGQGTGLGLSITYGIIQSHGGFIDVESEPGVGTSFIIALPAYRETDPSGSLTQEGTTDR; this is encoded by the coding sequence ATGGGATATATAAAACATATCATTTCGATGCTCTTCAGCATTGATATTCGGAGCCGGCTCATTGTCGGGTTCCTGGTGGCGACCTGCCTGACCGGAATGGTGGCCACCGTTGTCGGGATCCGCCTTATCAATGAAAACACCATCCGGGAGGCCCAACGGAAAGTACAGCAGGACATCAACACGGCGAGGCTCATATTCAATTACAATATGGATCGCCTGAGATCACAGGTTCAGTGTATCAGCCAGAGCTGTTCTTTCCAGGATGATCTCTATACAAAAAAGGATGTGTCCGCGGAAAATCTCAAGGCATCGATCAAATCGGCGGTCTCATTGCCCGAGCGGTGTTCCTGCCTTGATATGCTCACCCTCGTGGATGCCGGTGGTACCGTCGTGTTCAGGGGATCGAATCCCGCTGCCGTCGGCGACAACATGCTCTGGGACACCGTGGTGAGAAAATGCCTGCAGGAAGGGAAGGTTCAATCGGCCCCGGAACTGATACCCGTTTCGCTGATCCTGCTGGAAAATCCCGATCTGTCGGAACGGGTCGATACCCCGATCATTCAGACACCTCAGTCCGTGGAACTCGCTCCTGAAAGACTCCCGGATGGCATGGTCCTGCGGGTAGCCCATCCCTTGTTCAACGGGAAGGGTGACCTCATAGGCGCCCTGGTGGGCGGGACTCTTCTGAACAAGGACTACACGATCGTCGACAAGATCAGGGAAACCGTCTATCACGACGAAACCTACCGCGGGCTCGACGTGGGATTCGCGACGATCTTCCAGGGAAGTGTCCGCATATCGACGAACGTCATGAACGAAAACAACGAGCGGGCCATCGGAACGATCGTATCCCGGGAAGTTTACGATAAGGTGATAACCCGCGGTGAGGATTGGATCGGAAGGGCCTTCGTCGTTGATGACTGGTACCTCAGTTCCTATTCTCCGATATACGATATGAACAGGAACATCATCGGCATGCTTTATACGGGTATCCTCGAGGCAAAATACCGGGACATGAAGCTGATAACCATGATGATCTTTCTCGGTATCACCTTCGCGGGCATGATCATAGCGTTCTTCATTTCCTATTTCTTCGGTCATTCCATCATTCAGCGGATCCAGGTCTTGAAGGGAGCGACCGACCGGATCGCTTCGGGCGATCTTAATTACCAACTGCCGAGGGGAAAGTTCTCCGGCTTCGACATTCTTGATGATGCCTTTGATAATATGGCCAGGTCCCTTCGTGACCGTGACGATCGCCTGCAGAAGGTATTCAAACAATTGACGCGGACCGAGCGGCTTGCCGCGCTGGGGCAGATAGCGGCGGGGGTCGCTCATGAGATCAACAATCCCCTCGGGGGCATTCTCCTGTACAGTAACCTTGTCTATGAGGAACTGCCAGAAGCGAACAGGGCCCGCGCGAACATTGAAAAGATCATATATCAGACCAACCGGTGCAAGCAGATAGTCCAGAACCTGCTCGATTTCGCCCGTACGCCGGCGGGTGAGTTGATGCCCTTCAACGTGAATGATGTCATCCAGACATCCCTCGCCCTCGTTGAAGACCAGTCAATGTTCCAGTCCGTCGAGGTGGTGAAGAATCTCGATGGGAACCTTCCCGACATCAAGGGTGACCGTTCCCGCCTGGAACAGGTGTTCCTCAACCTTTTCATCAATGCCGCCGATGCAATGAACGGAAAGGGGACCATCACGATCAGTTCGCAGGTGCTCACGAGATATGCCGGCGACACTGAGGATGTGTCCTTTCACGATGAGAAGATATGCCTTCTGGGCAGCGATCAGACGGTAAAGATCACCATATCGGACACGGGCAGGGGGATCGATAAGGCCTACCTCCCGCATATCTTTGAACCGTTCTTTACAACGAAAGACCCCGGACAGGGAACGGGCCTCGGTCTCTCCATCACTTACGGCATCATCCAGAGCCATGGCGGTTTTATCGACGTGGAGAGCGAACCCGGTGTCGGAACAAGCTTCATCATAGCCCTCCCCGCCTACAGGGAGACCGACCCGTCGGGGAGCCTCACACAGGAAGGAACAACGGACCGTTGA
- a CDS encoding DUF2232 domain-containing protein, with protein MFVTVSVVPVMGSLSAVLVPLPLLYYYSRFGRAPGVIVFGLALLITVIVSPLTGSAPDIRFLILSALIGPVLSETLRKNYSVERTVVQTTGIILLAGCSVLLYESVVRDFSPWRLIETSILEMVRYNLDAYPAGEMSRQIEFIRENAPLIAKAVTHLFPGLVIAATAFSVWVNILEGRVLFTMRRMWYPDFGTLSRWKAPDSVVWLLIGAGVFIIIPLWWIRVVGFNMMIVLFLVYLLQGVAIVSYYFQQKNIPLFFRGFAYFMIFAQQFLLLVVIGLGIVDIWADFRKLNRSSQV; from the coding sequence ATGTTCGTCACCGTATCAGTGGTTCCGGTGATGGGGTCCCTGAGCGCCGTTCTTGTGCCGCTTCCCCTGCTGTATTATTACTCCCGGTTCGGCAGAGCGCCAGGTGTGATCGTTTTTGGTCTTGCCCTGTTGATCACGGTGATCGTATCACCCCTGACAGGGTCGGCTCCCGACATCCGTTTTCTCATTCTGTCCGCCCTGATCGGTCCCGTTCTTTCTGAAACGCTCAGGAAAAACTATTCGGTGGAACGAACCGTGGTACAGACCACGGGTATAATTCTGCTTGCCGGATGCTCTGTGCTTCTTTATGAAAGTGTCGTCCGCGACTTCAGTCCCTGGCGGCTCATTGAAACGTCCATCCTGGAAATGGTCCGTTACAATCTTGATGCCTACCCGGCGGGGGAAATGTCACGGCAGATTGAATTCATCAGGGAAAATGCTCCCCTCATCGCGAAAGCCGTGACCCACCTCTTCCCCGGCCTTGTCATAGCGGCCACGGCCTTTTCCGTCTGGGTGAACATCCTTGAAGGAAGAGTTCTTTTTACAATGAGAAGGATGTGGTACCCCGATTTCGGTACCCTTTCCCGGTGGAAGGCCCCGGACAGTGTTGTCTGGCTGCTCATCGGTGCGGGCGTTTTTATCATAATCCCGCTCTGGTGGATACGGGTCGTCGGATTCAACATGATGATCGTTCTATTTTTAGTCTATCTGCTTCAGGGGGTGGCGATCGTCTCATATTATTTTCAACAGAAAAACATCCCCCTGTTTTTCCGGGGGTTTGCATATTTTATGATTTTTGCCCAGCAGTTCCTATTGCTTGTTGTCATCGGGCTGGGAATTGTCGATATCTGGGCCGATTTTCGAAAACTGAACCGCTCATCGCAAGTTTGA
- a CDS encoding hybrid sensor histidine kinase/response regulator, with product MTEQTRHDLILIIDDEESIRDGCRQALEKMGYSVISTGDGQEGIKLAREKQPDVAYVDLKLPGISGMDIIEILSRELPDLVLIVVTGYASIVSAVESMKKGAYDYLPKPFTPDQLRAVTRRALEHRDLKVEALKLKEEKEEIQRNFITFVSHEMRSPLVTIQQYIESLKVVAGECLGEQERQIIDRIEKRIQNLEDLVEHWLDISRIEKGTLIQKEPVSLAGIIQRSVDEMMPLSERRGIVLHSTIPPDLPKVIGDAESLIRVLINIIGNATKYTPSGGTISIAADHDELYVTVAITDTGIGIPQDKIPFIFEPFYRAKGNEDNYRGSGLGLTFCKRIMEAHRGMIEVTSKEGEGSTFLLRFPR from the coding sequence ATGACCGAACAAACAAGACATGATCTGATCCTCATCATAGATGATGAGGAATCGATACGGGATGGATGCCGGCAGGCCCTTGAAAAGATGGGTTACTCCGTGATCAGCACCGGTGACGGACAGGAAGGGATCAAACTTGCCCGCGAGAAACAGCCTGATGTGGCCTATGTTGATCTCAAGCTGCCCGGTATATCGGGGATGGACATCATCGAAATTCTCTCGCGGGAACTGCCCGACCTGGTGCTCATCGTTGTCACCGGGTATGCATCGATCGTGTCTGCCGTGGAATCCATGAAAAAGGGTGCCTATGATTACCTGCCGAAACCCTTCACGCCGGACCAACTCAGGGCGGTAACGCGTCGTGCTCTGGAGCATCGCGACCTGAAGGTCGAGGCACTGAAGCTGAAGGAGGAAAAGGAAGAGATACAGCGAAACTTTATAACTTTCGTGAGCCACGAGATGCGCTCGCCCCTCGTCACAATCCAGCAGTACATAGAATCACTGAAGGTCGTCGCCGGAGAATGCCTGGGGGAGCAGGAACGGCAGATCATTGATCGTATCGAGAAACGGATCCAGAACCTCGAGGACCTTGTCGAGCACTGGCTTGATATCAGCAGGATAGAGAAGGGGACACTCATCCAGAAGGAACCCGTCAGTCTCGCCGGGATCATCCAGAGAAGCGTGGATGAAATGATGCCGCTCAGCGAACGGAGGGGTATCGTTCTTCACAGTACGATCCCGCCTGATCTGCCGAAGGTGATCGGCGACGCGGAAAGCCTCATCCGGGTCCTCATCAATATAATCGGAAACGCGACAAAATACACGCCGAGCGGAGGAACCATATCGATCGCCGCCGATCATGACGAGCTGTACGTCACCGTGGCAATCACCGATACGGGTATCGGCATTCCACAGGACAAGATCCCCTTTATTTTTGAGCCCTTCTACCGGGCAAAGGGAAATGAGGATAACTACCGGGGGTCGGGCCTGGGGTTGACCTTCTGCAAACGGATAATGGAAGCGCACCGGGGCATGATAGAGGTGACTTCAAAGGAAGGCGAAGGGTCGACGTTCCTGTTGCGGTTTCCCCGGTAA
- the rpsF gene encoding 30S ribosomal protein S6 has translation MRRYETVFIVHSDLSSDELNSLVERYQSIITSLKGIIIRLDNWGKRRLAYPIEKRREGTYIFVEFASDNDAVFEMERNFKIDERIMRYLTVKLSDHVDPVKLEEELAAAAAKREAQAQAQAAAQVLEESAAEGETHSETPVEEEPAPESPAPEESAAEVKPSDPGAETDTEEKTGDE, from the coding sequence TTGAGAAGATACGAAACTGTCTTCATCGTTCACTCCGACCTGTCATCGGATGAACTCAACAGTCTGGTAGAGCGCTACCAATCAATCATAACATCGCTGAAGGGGATCATCATCAGGCTCGATAACTGGGGAAAGCGAAGGCTTGCCTACCCCATCGAGAAGCGCCGGGAAGGTACGTACATATTCGTCGAGTTCGCTTCCGACAATGATGCCGTTTTCGAAATGGAAAGAAATTTCAAGATCGATGAACGGATCATGCGGTACCTGACGGTCAAGCTCAGCGATCATGTCGATCCCGTAAAGCTTGAGGAGGAACTGGCGGCGGCCGCGGCGAAACGCGAGGCTCAGGCTCAGGCTCAGGCAGCGGCCCAGGTACTGGAGGAATCGGCCGCCGAGGGCGAAACGCACTCTGAGACCCCGGTCGAGGAGGAACCTGCGCCTGAATCGCCGGCACCCGAGGAGAGTGCGGCGGAAGTGAAACCGTCGGATCCCGGTGCTGAAACGGATACAGAAGAAAAGACGGGGGATGAATAA
- a CDS encoding formate/nitrite transporter family protein, whose amino-acid sequence MAFNAPAKMVALVGNAGVYKSKLSVFQLLLRGFMAGAYIAIGGALCTVCVTGTGAVLGAGIAKLVGGAVFPVGLIAIVLTGMELFTGDCMIVPMAAMMKRATWGSVLRNWVWVYIGNVIGSFFYAYLMAIGPFITGQADGTMAVNAFGMSAIGIATGKILTYKAVGSIGLWSCFMKAIGCNFLVNIAILLAITADDIIGKFFGIWFPIMAFVASGFEHCVANMYFLPAGKFLCDWYPAVIEKTGGLLAANGGLSWSDVWLWNIFPVTIGNIFGGFLFIGVAYFLMFRKEVPTE is encoded by the coding sequence ATGGCTTTCAATGCCCCGGCAAAAATGGTGGCTCTTGTCGGTAACGCAGGAGTCTACAAATCAAAGTTATCGGTCTTTCAACTTCTGCTCCGCGGCTTTATGGCTGGTGCCTATATCGCTATCGGAGGAGCGCTCTGCACGGTTTGCGTGACCGGCACGGGCGCCGTGCTCGGCGCCGGAATAGCCAAGCTGGTGGGCGGCGCCGTGTTCCCCGTCGGACTCATCGCGATCGTCCTTACCGGAATGGAGCTCTTTACGGGCGACTGTATGATCGTTCCCATGGCGGCGATGATGAAACGCGCCACCTGGGGTTCCGTTCTGAGAAACTGGGTGTGGGTCTATATCGGAAACGTCATCGGTTCGTTCTTTTACGCCTACCTGATGGCCATCGGTCCTTTCATCACTGGTCAGGCCGACGGGACAATGGCCGTCAACGCCTTTGGAATGTCCGCCATCGGTATCGCCACGGGCAAAATTCTCACGTACAAGGCTGTCGGATCAATAGGGCTGTGGTCCTGTTTCATGAAGGCCATCGGCTGTAACTTTCTCGTCAACATCGCCATTCTGCTTGCCATAACGGCCGATGACATCATTGGAAAGTTCTTCGGCATCTGGTTCCCCATCATGGCCTTCGTCGCCTCCGGTTTCGAGCACTGTGTCGCGAACATGTATTTCCTCCCGGCCGGAAAATTTCTCTGCGACTGGTATCCCGCGGTTATCGAAAAAACGGGTGGACTGCTGGCGGCAAACGGCGGCCTGAGCTGGTCGGATGTGTGGCTGTGGAATATCTTTCCCGTCACCATCGGTAACATTTTCGGCGGATTCCTCTTTATCGGCGTGGCCTACTTCCTCATGTTCAGAAAGGAAGTACCCACTGAATAG
- a CDS encoding 30S ribosomal protein S18, with product MAEERETRTTGTRAPGGRGPATRGPVTRGPGGRGPGGRSASASRGGKKFFHRRKVCRFCVDSELKIDYKNPAILRNFLTERGKIIPRRITGTCAKHQRELTVAIKRSRSLALLPYVVSEA from the coding sequence ATGGCTGAAGAGAGAGAAACAAGAACAACCGGGACACGGGCCCCGGGAGGACGGGGACCGGCCACACGGGGACCGGTCACACGGGGTCCGGGAGGACGGGGACCGGGGGGAAGAAGCGCTTCCGCGTCGCGGGGCGGCAAGAAGTTCTTTCACCGACGGAAAGTATGCCGGTTCTGCGTCGACTCCGAATTAAAGATAGATTATAAAAATCCTGCGATCCTGAGGAATTTTCTGACCGAGAGGGGGAAGATCATTCCACGACGGATCACCGGAACCTGCGCGAAGCATCAGAGAGAGTTGACGGTTGCCATCAAACGGTCGCGATCACTGGCATTGCTTCCCTATGTTGTTTCCGAGGCATAG
- a CDS encoding response regulator yields the protein MTAKKKILLIDDDRDFLMATKLILEKGGYEVHLAEDGKTGLEMVASVAPDLTITDMMMETWGEGFAVVSKIRQMKEGRDMPLIVLSAVDLQGPYQSYEPSDESPKVDMVLHKPVKADDLLKFAAELLD from the coding sequence ATGACAGCGAAAAAGAAAATACTCTTGATCGACGATGACCGGGATTTTCTGATGGCGACCAAACTGATTCTCGAAAAAGGCGGCTATGAGGTCCACCTCGCCGAGGATGGAAAGACAGGTCTGGAAATGGTGGCGTCGGTCGCGCCGGATCTCACGATCACGGACATGATGATGGAAACCTGGGGAGAGGGATTCGCCGTGGTTTCCAAGATCCGCCAGATGAAAGAGGGTAGGGACATGCCCCTGATAGTGCTGAGCGCCGTCGATCTCCAGGGCCCCTATCAGTCCTATGAACCGTCCGATGAATCGCCGAAAGTCGATATGGTGTTGCACAAACCGGTCAAGGCCGATGACCTTTTGAAATTCGCAGCCGAACTTCTGGATTGA
- the fdhF gene encoding formate dehydrogenase subunit alpha has translation MDTISLTIDGKVIEASPGQTILEAARANGIYIPTLCYFKGTTNVGACRVCMVEVENARSLVASCAMPVSKGMVVKTNTERVLNARKMIVELLWSSGDHNCLQCEQNGNCELQDLVYQLEIEKPRFDIEPPEHEIEETNSMICRDMNKCILCGRCVRVCNEIQVHEVLDFSMRSSKASVGPAFGEDYIDSDCVFCGACVDACPVGALTYKKARFKGRPWEIEKVRTTCTYCGVGCQLDLNVHDGRIVKVTTNVDHGEPNFGMLCSKGRFGMEFVSSPDRLKTPLIRKDGELQEASWDEALGFIAEKFSGIKEQYGPDSIAGLSSARCTNEENYLFQKFMRAVIGTNNVDHCARLUHSVTVAGLAATFGSGAMTNSIGEIEYADAILAIGTNTTENHPVIGSAVKRAIRRRGASLIVVDPRRIDLVKYASIHLQPRPGTNVAVLNGIMNVIIAEELQAQEYIRERTEGFDEFRATIEKYTPEYVEEISGVPAGDIRKAARLYGKAEKASILYAMGLTQHTHGTDAVKSCANLAMLCGNVGIESGGVNPLRGQNNVQGACDMGALPNVFTGYQQVASEEARKKFSSAWNAPLSLNPGLTVVEIMNAAHEGKVKGLYIMGENPMLSDPDLKHVRESLENLDILVVQDIFLTETAELADVVLPSACFAEKDGTFTNTERRVQRIRKAVEAPGEAKADWEIIPDLATRMGYTMTYDSSQEIMEEIRALTPSYGGITYERIEKEGIPWPCPDTDHPGTKFLHKDKFSRGLGLFSPIDYRPSDELPDAEYPLILTTGRVLYHFHTATMTRRNEGLVERFPESLVEIHPDDALKFGISDGGIVKVTSRRGTVSAKALVIDRPPAGTIFMNFHFREAAVNLLTNPALDPIGKIPEFKVCAVRVEAAA, from the coding sequence ATGGATACGATCAGTTTGACCATTGACGGCAAAGTGATAGAAGCATCGCCGGGCCAGACCATTCTTGAAGCGGCACGAGCGAACGGCATATATATCCCCACCCTCTGTTACTTCAAGGGGACGACGAACGTGGGCGCCTGCAGGGTGTGCATGGTCGAAGTCGAAAACGCACGATCGCTCGTGGCGTCCTGCGCCATGCCCGTGAGCAAGGGAATGGTCGTAAAAACGAACACGGAACGGGTCCTCAACGCCCGGAAAATGATCGTCGAACTCCTGTGGTCGTCGGGAGACCACAACTGCCTGCAGTGCGAACAGAACGGAAATTGCGAGTTGCAGGACCTGGTCTATCAGCTGGAAATCGAAAAACCCCGCTTCGACATCGAGCCGCCTGAGCATGAGATCGAAGAAACGAACTCGATGATATGCCGCGACATGAACAAATGTATCCTTTGCGGCAGGTGCGTTCGTGTCTGCAATGAGATCCAGGTTCACGAGGTACTTGACTTCTCCATGCGCAGTTCAAAAGCCAGCGTCGGCCCTGCTTTCGGGGAGGACTACATAGACTCCGATTGCGTCTTTTGCGGTGCCTGCGTCGACGCCTGTCCTGTCGGTGCCCTGACATACAAGAAGGCCCGTTTCAAGGGACGCCCCTGGGAAATCGAAAAGGTCAGGACCACTTGTACATACTGCGGGGTGGGATGCCAGCTCGACCTGAACGTCCATGACGGCAGGATCGTCAAGGTTACAACGAACGTCGATCACGGTGAGCCGAACTTCGGGATGCTCTGCTCCAAGGGCCGGTTCGGCATGGAATTCGTGTCCAGCCCGGACCGGTTGAAGACACCACTCATCAGAAAGGACGGTGAGCTTCAGGAGGCAAGCTGGGACGAGGCACTGGGCTTCATCGCGGAAAAGTTCTCCGGTATCAAGGAACAATACGGGCCCGACAGCATCGCCGGTCTTTCATCGGCCCGTTGCACCAACGAAGAAAACTATCTCTTCCAGAAATTCATGCGCGCGGTGATCGGCACCAACAATGTCGACCATTGCGCCCGTCTCTGACACTCCGTAACGGTGGCCGGTCTGGCCGCCACATTCGGAAGCGGAGCAATGACGAATTCGATCGGAGAGATCGAATATGCCGACGCAATTCTCGCCATCGGCACGAACACAACGGAAAATCATCCTGTTATCGGTTCCGCCGTGAAGCGGGCGATCCGGAGACGGGGTGCAAGCCTGATCGTCGTCGATCCCCGGCGTATCGATCTGGTGAAGTATGCGAGCATCCACCTCCAGCCCCGGCCGGGAACAAATGTCGCCGTTCTGAACGGCATAATGAACGTCATCATCGCCGAGGAACTGCAGGCACAGGAATATATACGGGAGCGGACGGAAGGGTTCGACGAATTCCGCGCGACCATTGAAAAATACACCCCCGAATATGTCGAAGAGATCTCAGGTGTGCCCGCCGGCGATATCAGGAAGGCTGCCCGCCTGTATGGGAAGGCCGAAAAGGCATCGATCCTCTATGCCATGGGACTCACCCAGCATACACACGGAACCGATGCCGTGAAGTCCTGCGCCAATCTCGCCATGCTCTGCGGGAACGTGGGGATCGAAAGCGGTGGTGTCAATCCCCTTCGAGGCCAGAACAACGTCCAGGGGGCCTGTGACATGGGCGCTCTTCCCAATGTTTTTACCGGGTACCAGCAGGTCGCCAGTGAGGAAGCAAGAAAAAAATTCAGTTCGGCATGGAACGCTCCCCTGTCCTTGAATCCAGGACTAACAGTGGTCGAAATAATGAACGCTGCCCATGAAGGAAAGGTGAAGGGGCTTTATATCATGGGGGAGAATCCCATGCTCAGCGATCCCGACCTGAAACATGTGAGAGAATCACTGGAAAATCTCGATATCCTGGTGGTCCAGGATATCTTCCTGACCGAGACGGCTGAACTTGCCGACGTGGTCCTGCCCTCTGCGTGTTTTGCGGAGAAGGATGGCACCTTCACGAACACGGAACGGCGGGTCCAGCGTATCAGAAAGGCCGTCGAGGCGCCGGGAGAAGCGAAGGCGGACTGGGAGATCATTCCCGATCTGGCAACACGCATGGGATACACCATGACATATGATTCCTCGCAGGAAATCATGGAAGAGATCCGCGCTCTCACCCCCAGTTACGGCGGTATCACCTATGAACGAATCGAAAAAGAAGGGATCCCGTGGCCTTGCCCGGACACGGATCACCCCGGCACGAAGTTCCTTCACAAGGACAAGTTCTCCCGCGGTCTCGGGTTGTTCTCTCCCATAGACTACCGGCCGTCGGACGAACTGCCCGATGCGGAATATCCGTTGATCCTTACCACCGGCCGCGTCCTCTATCATTTCCACACGGCAACCATGACCCGGCGCAACGAGGGACTTGTTGAGCGGTTCCCTGAGAGCCTTGTGGAAATACATCCCGATGATGCCCTGAAATTCGGCATCAGCGATGGTGGCATCGTCAAGGTCACATCCCGCCGCGGCACCGTATCCGCGAAGGCCTTGGTCATCGACCGGCCTCCTGCGGGCACGATCTTCATGAATTTCCATTTCAGAGAGGCCGCCGTCAACCTGCTGACGAACCCGGCTCTCGACCCCATCGGCAAAATACCGGAATTCAAGGTCTGCGCGGTCAGGGTCGAAGCGGCAGCGTGA